The Malus sylvestris chromosome 3, drMalSylv7.2, whole genome shotgun sequence genomic sequence gatcctattagacggggaagggtgaagaagctaggacagaagggtagagttcaagagagcaaaatgcgtttaggaacgtggaatataggaaccttgacgggaaaatctatggaagtagtagaagttatggtgaggagaaggataaatattatgtgcctacaagaaactaagtgggttggtcgtaaggcaaaggatctagaaaactcagggtttaaactatggtattcgggcacaaatagaacgagaaacggtgttggcatcatcgtggacaagaccttgacacaagatgttgtagatgtcaagagggtaggagacagaatcatggcaatcaagattgtaataggacaagaacttatcaatgtgattagtgcgtacgcacatcaagtagggttggatacgagttcgaaggagaaattttgggaagaccttggagacttggtgcaaggaattgctcagacggagaagttatttataggaggagatttaaatggacacgtgggcagggagacaggcaactatggaggttttcatggtggccatggttttggggagagaaacgaggatggggaagctatcttggattttgcaatggcatatgatctcttcttagccaacaccttctttaagaagagagaagaacatgtgatcacctacaagagtgggtcgtaaaaaacacaaatagattttcttctaatgaggaaagaggATCGTATAAcctgtaaggattgcaaagttataccaggagagagcgtgactaatcaacatcgcttgttggtgatggatgtacatatcaaaagagtgagaaaaaagaacaagacttggaagtgcccaaggactagatggtggaatctaaaagaagaaaaacaagtcattttcaaagagaaagtaatcacccagtgtgtgtgggatagagagggggaagctaaccaaatgtgggattccatggctagttgtatccgaaaagtagcaaaagaggtattaggagagtccaagggctttgccccacaccaaaaggaatcttggtggtggaatgaggaggtacaagcaaaggtgaaggctaagaaggaatgttgtaaagccttatacaaggataggaccgatgaaaagggtgaaaggtatagaaaggcgaagcaagaggcgaagaaagctgtgagagaagctaagttagcggcttatgacgatatgtataagcgactagataccaaagaaggagagttggatatctataaactagctagagcaagggaaaagaagacaaaggacctaaaccaagtgaggtgcatcaaggatgaggatggaaaggttcttgctacagagaacgcggttaaagacagatggaaaggttattttcataatcttttcaatgaaggacatgaaaggagtgcttctttaggggagttgagtaactcagaagagtgtagaaactactctttttatcgtagaatccggaaggaagaagtgggtgtagctttgaagaagatgaagcttagaaaagcagtaggcctagacgatataccaatcgaagtgtggaaagttttgggagagacaggtataacatggctcactgaccttttcaataagattttgaaaacgaagaagatgccgaatgagtgacgaatgagcactttggtgcctatctacaagaataagggcgatgtacaaaattgcatgaactataggggaattaagctaatgagtcatacaatgaagctctgggagagagtcattgagcatagattgaggcaagagacacgggtttcggacaaccaattcgggttcatgccagggcgctcaaccatggaggcaatctatctcttacgaagattgatggaaagatatagagatgggaaaaaggatttacacatggtctttatagatttggaaaaagcgtatgatagggtcccaagagacattatttggaggattttagagaagaaaggagtacgagtagcatatatccaagctatacaggatatgtatgaaggagcaaagactgccgtaagaactcatgaaggacaaaccgaaagctttcccataactgtaggattacatcaaggctcatccttaagtccttacctttttgcgttggtaatggatgagttaacaggacatattcaaggtgatattccttggtgtatgcttttcgcagacgatatagtgttgatagatgaaactcaggaaggggtaaatgcaaagcttaacctttggagagaagtgttggaatctaaaggtcttcgcctaagccgatcaaagacaaaatatatggagtgcaagttcagtgcaaatggaggccaaaacgagttaggggtgaggatcggagatcaagaaataccaaagagcgaccgttttcgttacctaggatctatcttgcaaaagaacggagaattagatggagatctcaaccatagaatacaagctggatgaatgaagtggaagagtgcatccggcgtgttgtgtgaccgccgtatgccactgaagctcaagggaaaattttataggacgggaataaggccggcgatgctgtatagcacagaatgttgggcggtgaagcatcaacacgtacacaaaatgggtgtagcggagatgaggatgcttcgttggatgtgtgggcacacgagaaaggataagattaggaatgaggatatccggggtaaagtaggagtagccgaaattgaaggaaagatgagagaaaatcggttacggtggtttggacatgtgcaaagaaggcctactgacgctccgattagaagatgcgactatgggacagaggttcagggccgaaggggcagaggaagacctaggaaaactttggaagagaccctaagaaaagacttagagtacttggatctaacggaggacatgacacaggacagaacacaatggcgttctaagattcatatagccgatcccactcagtgacttggattttccaagtctccaaccgagaagttttcctcactcgggaaattaagggaacactacctcaacctatatgctccactcacaaagcttcaacatacaagcttcaacaaaagaaaattcaaagaacttagcgaagaaggctttggtgtatttaacacaatacgttgaaatgaaggaaagcttatttattgatattcccgataagttacaaatatgtacatatacttgagtcaaaataaacaaacatgagggagccttcacaaaggttgcttaggagaagtctcagcagtcggtagagccccagaaagagaaggcaccggagggggatcattcggagcctcagtactggacaaaaccctagaaggaggaggcatcagagattgatcatttggagcctcattacgcggtacagccccagaagacgaaggcaataaatgcctttggaacaaacccacaaatctctgatgatcaagtaaaacctgaccatcagattccttcatctggtcaagcttcctcttcatgtttgtagcatagtcatgcgcgagccggtgcaactgtttattctcatgcttgagccctctaatctcctgtttgagactcatcacttcaaccgccaatgattcaacttggcgggttcgagcaaataggcgttgggccatattagacacagaacctgcacactgaacactgagagccagagaatccttaacagacaactcatcagaccgtttggaaagtagtctgttatctttgggagtgagaaggttcctggccactaccgcagcggtcatatcattcttcatcacggaatccccaacggtaagaggaccagtaggggagacgaaggatgggcgccatatgttgtctggagaaggcggggctgcctcttcaacaaggttcaagtcaaaacgacggtcggaggggccagacattttcaaaggtgttgaagagagaagaggtcggacaaatcaagatcttagaagtgcaagaatggagcttctactggtggatattcaagtgtgctttggaacttaatgtcagcccctataaaaatctgcactcgacgaagcttcagaaatcgaagaggcgcctgctcagaaatcgaagaggcgtttgctttctcaaaagctgggctgctcagagaccacgagggtcgatctcagaaatcgaagaggtgtttgctttcttaaaagctgggctgctcaaagaccacaaaggccgatctcagaaatcgaagaggcttgctttctcaaaagctgggctgctcagagaccacgagggccgatttcagaaatcgaagaggcacctacttttccagccttgtcagcacctgtcacacgcacactcagctttgcggaaattatgggcattctgttgaagatttctggcgaagtagaaagcacatgaatcgtactgttcaatcacccacttcccacacgcaacagtagctcatgggtaccacagataactttgccaaagttctctgacaaagttgagacacgtgaagcttgcagctcccactacatcgctctgaccaagaagggtaaaagaattgcaaagaaacaacactaacaaagtttagacacataaattttgaaggtctagctaccatattattacccacaagggtaaaggaacagtaccactgctggataattggaaagtcccggtgtgtcaacctctgtgcttcgtggcaaggtagactagcaaacatgcccaacctttactcacattcgagaaaacactcctaacaagattgcttgctccaaaatcgaagaggcaccgccctccgaatctcgaaagccagactcccaatatgattactttctcaaaaatcgaagagagggtaaaggaacagtaccactgctggataattggaaagtccctgtgtgtcaacctttgtgcttcgtggcaaggtagactagcaaaaatgctcaacctttactcacattcgagaaaacactcccaacaagattgcttgctccaaaatcgaagaggcaccgccctccgaatctcgagagccagactcccaacatgattactttctcaaaatcgaagagagggtaaaggaacagtaccactgctggataattggaaagtccctgtgtgtcaacctctgtgcttcgtggcaaggtagactagcaaacatgctcaacctttactcacattcgagaaaacactcccaacaagattgcttgctccaaaatcgaagaggcacggccctccgaatctcgagagccagactcccaacatgattactttctcaaaaattgaagagacaccactctccgaatctcgagagccagacccccagcatgattgctttctcaaaaatcgaagaggcatcgttctccgaatctcgagagccagacccccgacaggtctgtaatcttcacacgcaacatcagctttccagataccacaaaccactttttcaaagtgctctgacagagttaaaacatgtgaagctggcagctcccactaccgtgctataaccaagcagggtaaaggaatatcattattacttgatgttagggagactcctatatatgtcgacttccatccctaacggacaggcagacctgcaaaaatgctcaaccctttctcttatttgagagggcactcccaacaaagcctttcgaaatattcagctttctttccccccgataatacctctgtaaacaagctatagtagagcaagaatatctcatatcatcagggttaaaagcaagagtatcccatatcatgctttttccctgtcttttcctttggccttgttcttacctgcaagacaaggagaaagagagcaatcagtcagcacttggaatcaagcttccagccaggaactgactgcctggaaccccttacctgattacttacctggcattgctctcgagtactcatcttcaacatcttatgcttccagggaagataccgcatctgcctgaggaacagatagggcaagtgagaaggatacaaggaagcatgtggagacaagcgtaacagcacacgtgccgatacatccactactctatcaaaagcaaaagtatcccatatcagcagggtcgaacgtactctagatttgatggacttgttttgaccctcaaattcttcagtcagccttatactctggaggaaaccagaaaaccctccagcccagttcaagaataagcctgtggaaagttacttcttcaaaagcaaaagtatcccatatcatctctcctcatttttcttctctttatccttcatgctgcctgcaagatagggagaatgtgaacaatcagccggagctctgattgcttaccttgtctgtcacctctttcagcagatcccccagctcggcgacttgggggactcctactacatggtttgtatctcgcttgaccaagcatgaaactacaagtaagcttcaagtgaaattgatacattaccttgtgcatctccaccagttacagataccacccctggatggaggaatagtacttccagagaagatgccacatctacctatgagacagataaggcaagtcaagacgataccacactccggtacttagaagtttcgtggctacgagatcattctcccacaatatttcctaatgtcatttgtactaaatcattcacttgtactcactcaaggagagcttgaacctatgtacttgtgtaaacccttcacaa encodes the following:
- the LOC126616665 gene encoding uncharacterized protein LOC126616665, with the protein product MNMNPERNRAKARASPVSGALCGLSTVISEQGSLYLHRHPDTVLNEQGGYRNFFSNDSTQSCLGAYAPINFTRDTQKKYFDPIRRGRVKKLGQKGRVQESKMRLGTWNIGTLTGKSMEVVEVMVRRRINIMCLQETKWVGRKAKDLENSGFKLWYSGTNRTRNGVGIIVDKTLTQDVVDVKRVGDRIMAIKIVIGQELINVISAYAHQVGLDTSSKEKFWEDLGDLVQGIAQTEKLFIGGDLNGHVGRETGNYGGFHGGHGFGERNEDGEAILDFAMAYDLFLANTFFKKREEHVITYKSGS